tttcttctcttATTTTGTTCACCACTCTGCCTCAtttcaactgtgtgtgttttccaggcaTTCTGTATGCTGTTGGAGGTTATGATGGAGCCACCAGGCAATGTTTGAGTACAGTAGAAGCTTACAACCCTAAAAGCAACACATGGAGCTACATTGCAGAAATGGGCACAAGACGCAGTGGAGCAGGTTCCTTCTGTcttgttatattgtttttgcttttttttgggttgtttttttgtttttaactcgTCTGCGTGTTCAGGtcattatggaaaaaaaaaaagcaacatctgTATGATTGTTATGGATTTCTTCATAGAACTGTTACATTGACAGAACTGTGACCACGTGTTTGCTGTCTCGTTCAGGTGTGGGCGTGTTGAAAGGTTTACTGTATGCTGTGGGGGGGCACGACGGTCCGCTGGTGAGGAAAAGCTGTGAAGTTTATGACCCGGCTTCAAACAGCTGGCGACAAGTAGCAGACATGAACATGTGTCGACGCAATGCAGGTAAGTGATGGAGCGCGTCCCCGGGAAATTCACTGGTGTGTGACGTTCCTGCGTTAAGACACTTACACAACTGTCAGCATTTTGATTCTTTATACTTTTACAATGGaagcaaaatgaaacatcaaGATGTACTccatttgttcatgtttaccGTTGATGAAAAAAGTCTGAACGTTTCTGTTGCTATGTACAGAACTTAAATGCTGAGAATTGTTGTCATGTGCAAATATTTCTGGAGCAGAGTTACATTTTGACTAATCGCTCTGTGTTTTGTTCCCTCAGGCGTTTGTGCTGTAAACAATTTACTTTATGTGGTGGGAGGAGATGATGGTAGCTGCAATTTGGCCTCGGTGGAGTTTTACAATCCGAATTCTGACAAGTGGACACTGCTGCCGACCTGCATGAGCACAGGCCGCAGTTATGCCGGTCAGTACGCAACACACTGAGCTTTGCAGACTTGAGGTTTCCAATCTGGAGTTTCACACAAGAAACCCAGTTTATCACTATAAATATAATTCAGTGTAAAGTTATATTGAGCTTTTGGGATTTGGCGAGGTCCCAAAGTTCAAGGGTGAACTGTCAGTGATGGAGAGAACATCCTGTTATACTAGAACGTCCAGTATTTACTGCTGATGATTTAATGATAAAGGATTGTGCATTACTTTCAGAATGAAAAGTcgggttaattttttttttggggggggcggACATACCAGGCATTAAAGatggaaataaaactgaaaatctgtACACCTGTGCTCAGTTCCACGGAAAAATGCTGTGAAAGTCTGCACCATGCAAATTAAAATCACTAAACCACTCAAGAATGCACTTTAGCCACATTTATTGCCTTCTCAATGTTGTTAttaatttgttttcactctctGCACATTATTATTCACTTCAAtagttgtttctttttatgAGAAAAGACTTAGTTTAAAACTTCTGCTGGCAAAACAAATTTACCTCAACACAGAACTCCCCTTctggattttttcttttcaaattccACTCTACTGATGAGTAATGCTGTCAataatgttcctttttttttcaatcccaGGTGTGACTGTGATCGATAAGCCCTTATGACTGCTCCTGACACCCGTCGCTGATTGGAAGCAGAGCGTATTCTCCTGCTGAATACTGATCTTGGATCTATCCGTCTATGATGCCAATGCTTCATTGTTGGGCAGCATTCGCACAGGCACTGATGCAGATGAAGAAAATTTCAAGAATGTTTTTTTGCTGAGGAtgaagaagattttttttgcacttaCCTGAAATGGGAGAGCTGTAACAAAGGAGTGGCTCAGTCCTGTGTTTTCAGCCCCTCGGGGCCGGACTGCAACCGCGACTGGGTGAACCAGTTGGAAGCACCACTACAGTGCCACTGAAACGCTACTGAAATGAAGCTACTATCACTGCAGTGACTCTAACATTAGTGATGTTATTATGAACCTGCTTTGAGAAATGCCACTGATTTTACCTGTGGGAGAAGGAGGCAGAGAAGGACCATTAAATTTTGTTTCTCCTTCATTCTTATGCTCCTGACAAGTGTGCGAGcgtgtgtttgagagtgtgtgtgtgtgcgtgcatttaAAGGTGCTCCATCGCTTGCACATGTGGGTCTCTATGGTGACACCTGGATCTAAGCCGTATGAACGCAccctgtctgacctctgacattTCACAGTGTTGCAGCGTGACTGAATGTCAGTGTCGCACTACgtttccctcttcttctttttgtttactCTCTTTTGATAAGCCTCAAGTACTGTTCCTGGCCTGAGCACAGCCGGACTCAGCCACTATTAAATGAGgaaatgcatttgttttcagATCCGAGTGCTGGTTGTCTCAGCCCGAGTAGCAATGTGGAAAGCGGTGGACGACAGTGGTCGTGtacatttattcaaatgaaaacaaactttaatgGGAGCACCAACTCCTCTGGTGAAGGAGACGCCTCCGTCAAGTTGCCAAAAACAGTgacagacagaaggagaagCTGTTCGACGTGTCAAACAGTTGGATGTATCAGTGCTTTGCTGTCACCCGGCAGCCATATTAACTGTGGTTGTAACCACTAATGACAACAGCAGCCTGAACTCACTGCATGGTCCCTGTCTCGAGCCCGCCGCCCGTCGATCCCCCCCACCCTCTTCTCGTTTGGTGTAGCAACCCTTATTAACTACTGCACACCCTGACGTACTATGAATGTGCCAATTTTACtatgtctctttttttgtgtctctcttTATGACTCTACTAATCTGTTCTCTCTTTCTGGAAAGTGACCAAACCTGCTcttgagtttctttttcttcagtctctctttctcttgcctCTATATTGAAAATTGCTATAATAGTAACTGGTATCGCTGTTTCTTGTCAGTGTATTGAGGAATGTCATGTAGGCTAATGACTTTGACAATGTTTCATTACTTGTTTTATATTATCATTAATAAATATGCTTCTTGTATTTAAAGCTGTGAAATGATATAATCCGTTTTTAAGACTTTGCCAAAATCagtaaaatcattttaaaaattccATGTTCTGAATTTGTTATTTCAGTAGTTTTACTGTAGTTGTAGTTGCATGGAGATGGGTGTTTTAGCCCAACGTATTGGTTGTATATTGAATATTCATCCCTCACTGGTCTCAAAGGACCTTACGCCATTACCTTGATCCGTTCACTCACATGTACAAACCAATGGCTATGGTTTGCACAGTGCTCAACCTCCACGGAGTCACTTTGGTACGTTTCCAAATGACCCTTTGATAGGTGTGCGAGGCGAGCAGGAGGACTGAACCACcaacagaaaaatgaagttGTCTTTACCTGTATTCTTTTTTAGCCTCCTCCTATGCGTGGATAGAGGAAAGACAAGTTTTCCTTTCCAAGGTTAATAGTTTGTTATTTTTGGTGATTAATTTAGAAAAAGTGATCGGGCAGTATTATTATTACTGAAGTCCTATTTTGCCTTTAATTCAGATGTTATTTTGCTTCTGGGCCCTTGCTTGATGTGCTTCGCCTTCAGCCACAATaaggtttttttggggggagagtCAGAAACCAGGTTTATTTTCCAAGACATCTTTCATACAGCTTTCAAATATTTGTATTTCACAGTCTTGATATGAGTCCCTTAAGACACTCTGTTTCATGGAAAACgtacatttttcttttgctttattGCATTCAACTTTGTCTATAAGGTTCTCAGGTGAAATGTTACTTTGACATATTGTCACAGGaccaaattaaaatgaaaccaGAATGCATGTCGTGTATTGAAAGTAGATGTACTGCAGTCAACACCTGACTTGTTTCAAGTTTTTCCTTTCAACCTTATTTTGTTGAGAAATTGgttcttaaaataaaaacaaaactacaattTGGAGCAGGTGAGTTGGAGGTACTTTAGAACAACAAggtcaactttttcaaaacatttccagaGTTATAAAGAGTGATAAACTGAtaatgtgaatgaatgattcAGTATAAAGTTCTCCGGACGGACCACCCCACCTCTTCCCTCATACAGCCTGTTTCTCTCCACTGGGGTTATGAAAGCACAgccggcctctgattggctgttgctGTAGAAACCTCCAGTCTCACTATGATCGCTCCATTCCATGGACCAATCAGCGGGGCCGCTATGCCTCGTGACGTAGGTCTCCTCTcccgtcagccaatcagattgcCGGATACTCCGGTACTTGATCCGTCTGGACTCCTCTCGCTCAGGTAGACGGGACGGAACGCGGAAAGGTGAGTTTCGTGCTACTAACTTGATATTTACTCAAAGTGTCAGCACTAATGGATAACATTTGATTGCTGTTCATGCATATGATGCGCGCGTCGAGGCTGGGTCTTGGTGTACAAGCTGGGAAAAACATTTCGAAAAAGCGAAGGCCTCTGTGCGTCCTCTGCAGAGGAAGTAATATTATTTTCACCCATCCTCACCCACAGAGAGTAATTAGATAGTAACTAACGGTGACAATATGAATGCTAATTGTTCATCTAAATATAGAAATACATGCTCACTCTCTTATTGATGTCTTCGTGCATTAAGTTGCAACCGATAAGCTAACTGTGTAAAAGGTGGACAATAAAGTGCGCTTTTAGGGGATCTGCCGATTGCGCTGCGCAAATAATTGTAATGAAGCGTCGATCGTGGTGCGCATTTTACCAATACAAGTTTGCATCGGCAGATCGCAGTTTTGTAACTGCGCAATTGATCTTGgcattttgttaattttgtctgttttccctAACCCTAACTAAGGATTCATTTTTTGCGCAGCGCAATCGGTGGATCGCACAGATCACTCAAAAGCACACGATAGTTATCTACTGAAGATTTGTAGTTAATGCTACTTTTGCATTGCTTATAATTACAATAACTTAATGACAGAAGCATTGTTATTGAAAGGATACTCAGGTGAAATCgcaacacactgaaaatgtttctttttagcCTTTTGAGGCTTTACTTCATTATTATTAGCAACCATTTCAATTAAATTATTTCTATATACCATCTTAATATAAGTTTGAAGGAGAATTTCTCATACAAATACAATTATACACATACTctatggctgtttttttttttttttttaagaaataaagaTATAAATTAGGAATTTTATATTTAGAAAAGTCTGGGCTTCTAAAATGTAGAATTTATTCAGTATAAATCAAATAGTGGAATTGTGGGCCTATTCAGAAGAAAGTTATGTTTTCAAGCAGTGATCTAGATTAAATGGGGGAAATTGGACTTGTTTCAGATTACATAATGATAACAAGCAAACCTGttaacagaaaaaatacaacTCATCACAAAGAATCACCATGGTTGATAAGTAGACTGTAGatatcattattatttgtattttgttataGTAAGATGCTGTAGggttatgttttgttttacattcaTGTAAAATTTTAAAACCATAGCTGCTGTGTCTAAACTTTTCAGAGGATTGCCACCCACCCcgcaccccccaaaaaacatctGTTCAAGTTATGTAATGACTGTGCTTTGATTCGTGTTTACCTTAACTCTACCTTCCTTGGCAAAGCTCTGGATGCTGTAACGATCGATCTTTCTTTGTCATCCTGATTTTTGGTGAAGAAAAGCTGTGTACACAATAACTTGTGACATTTAATTTTGCTATGAATAAATTACCCTGCTCGATATTCTTGCCATGTTTATTGATTCGATTAATTTTCTTGGTCTATATTGAAAGTATGCTTACTGTTCCTTCAGTGTCTATAACTCTGCATTCCTGTCTTCCAGTCTTCTCTCCGGATCTGCAGTCGCctcacattcatccatcatgGCAGTGAACAGCTCGGCAAACATCCTGAGCTCCGCCTACCTGGCGGCAGAGTACGTCGATGCCGTTCTACCGGAGAACCCCTTCCAGCCCTCGCTGAAACACGCCTGGGGCTACATGCTGGACAACTACACCAAGTTTCAGATAGCCACCTGGGGGTCGCTCATTGTCCACGAGCTCGTCTATTTCCTCTTCTGCCTGCCTGGGTTCCTCTTCCAGTTTATGCCCTTCATGCAGAAATACAAGATCcagcaggtttgtgtgtgtttctgggtaTTGACCATGAATTTATATGTTCTCATCTCAGTCTTGGAGGGTGTAGCAGTGCAGTGGTAAACTCAATTGTTGCAGTTGCATCCAAACTGGCATCTTTCTTTGTAGATTTGGATGAAGGTGGTACATCGGActcatgtgtatgtgtgtgtgtgtgtgtgtgcatgcaggaTAAGCCGGAGACCTGGGAGAAGCAGTGGAAATGTTTCAAGATGTTGCTCTTCAACCATTTTTGCATCCAGTTCCCTTTGATCTGCGGGACGTACTATTTCACCGAATACTTCAACATCCCCTATGACTGGGACTCAATGCCACGCTGGTCAGTGCAGAAAACTGTTCTACGTGACTACTGCTGTTTGTCTCTGATCAGGTGTCGTGATGAATGACCTCTTCTTTTGACCTCCTCCACCAGGCCGTACCTGCTGGCTCAGTGCTTTGGCTGCGCCGTTGTTGAAGACACGTGGCACTACTTCCTCCACCGCCTGCTGCATCACAGGCGCATCTACAAATACATCCACAAAGTCCACCATGACTTCACTGTGAGTGAACTGATAAGATAATTAAACACAGAGCTCGTGTGGTCAGGTTATTTACTGAAACGTTACTTATTAAACATGCCGCAACTTTTAttcttgtggaaaaaaataagtgtacACCCCTCATGCTGTCTGTTCCGCTGTGCCCGCAGTCTCCTTTCGGCATGCAGGCGGAGTACGCTCATCCCGCTGAGACCCTCATCCTGGGTGCGGGTTTCTTCATTGGCATCATGATTTTCTGTAACCACGtgttcctcctctgggcctgggtctCCTTCCGTCTGCTGGAGACCATCGATGTCCACAGGTAAGATGCACGTATGCTGACATTTCTTTCAAAGCTATTCCTTTAAATGTGACTTTGTGGGAGTCTGTGCAATGTTGCAAAAGGtattaaaaaaagtttgtttttaaatgtatttacttAAAGTTGAGGAACAACAGCTGTAGCTGCTGTACTTCCTCCAACATTGTGTCACTGCGCCTTAACTTGATGTAATACACAATATCCACCACTAGAGGGAAACAGAACACCTGCTATCACAGTTTCAGCCACATTTTCTATTAAAGCAGGTTTATATGAGCTAACACTCATTTAATACAAATCAGAAATATGTatttggttggatggttggttggatgtATTTGGCATGCTTTTTTTATTATGTGACACATTATTTGAAATATGTCTTTTTTATAGTGAAACAGTTGAGATCCACTTGAGTTTATATAGCACTGTTAAATCAAATACGCCTCTTGAAGCACTTCTTAGGAAGTTAGAAACATCCCATCCCAGATAATTATATtagagcacacactgaacatgcACCATGGTTAGTGAGTAACAGGTGCTCAACGTGTACCTCACAAACAGAAACCGTTACACTTCTATTCATGAAGACAGTTGGTAGTCTTTCATTCAGGCTCTCtacaaaaacagcttttgagACACAAAATCAGTAGTCAAAATGAGTTAAGATAAATGTGCTCAAATTCTATTTACATTGTACGTTCTCATGAAAAATTCTTAATGTGTGAATGATTTTTTAACagatcttaattttttttaaattattgttttGTCACTAACATATTGTATAATCCCTttatatttatgatttttaaaaactgacaCTCAAAAAAGCCACGTAATGGAGAAGAATACCTTCAATGACAGATGCCGAAAAAAGAACAACCAAATAAACAACAATCAAAAttccttttttgtcttttgataTTCAATAATGATTTTCTCATCAtttcacaatgaaaaaataaagtagCTGTATTTCATCAGAAAATTTATGAAAACCTAAAGAAGTACTTTTTTCTCATGATACTTTCACATGTCAACTTGAAAAGAACCAGAGTTTATGTAATATTTGTTAATAATCACCCTCAcaaaagcaagtttttttttttttcacaaatatttttatagaaattttactttgaaacatACAAAAGCTAGTTTTTAATATGTTCGTCCCCTTGATATGGCtccattttaaaatgtgaggTTTATGATGACACTATGTGTTCGATATATGAATCGTTATCATTGTCTGAGTGTAAACGTCTGAACCTCTTTCCTGCCAGTGGTTACGACATTCCTCTGAACCCGCTCCACCTGATCCCGTTCTACGCCGGCACTCGCTTCCATGACTTCCACCACATGAACTTCGTCGGGAACTACGCCTCCACGTTCACCTGGTGGGACAAGCTGCTGAAGACGGACAGCCAGTACAACAAGTACatgcagaaacaggaagacaaGAAGGCGGAGTAAAGCGctggagcctcggtctggagGCGCTCGCCTGGACTGTTCTGTCTGAACGGTGGAAAACGCTCAGCAAAGTACTGCTATTAATCACCGTACACTTTTAGAACCACACTAAAGGGGTATAAGAAATGAATTTGCAGCACTTTTTCCTGAATCGCACCATGTGTTGAGTTCAGTTCACCTTCTGTGCCTTTACAAGAAGTCTTAcgtgcttcctgctgctggcctcaATAAAAACCGTCAACATCCTCATTTTGACTCCTTATCAGATGAAAAAGTTGCGCCATGTTTCTGTCTTGTGAAATACTTGTGTTTCCTTGTGAAAGTGTCTGCACTAGCACTTCTTCTTGAGCTGATCTGAGTCACAGAGTCGGCCTTTCGCTCTGTGCGGTTCGGCCTTCAGTTCATTTTGAACTGTCTAAACTCAGAGTCAGCCTCTGAAGCAAGGGGAGCGTTCTGGATGCAAACctgtgtgattttctttcttttttttaatgaaaagggATTGGGTTGCAGGTCACTTCATGTAATGTTTGACGCTGAAATCAAGACGAAGATtcatgtgattttattttttaagaaaaaaccaaaaaacctaAGTCATGTTTGTtcttctatatatttttttttgtcctatcaaaataaaatatgaacacATTTTATCAAAAAGTTGTGGAGGTTTATTTGTGTGGAATTGTATTGTGATGATATGAAATATGAGGcgaaaataaagtttatttcatTGGGTTGTGTTGAACACATCAGTCAACCTTTCAGGGCCCCGAAATGTTAAGTTGAATAAAGCTGTGGAGAAGATTTATGATAAATaccatatatttttttaatcaatgcatTGAGCCTAAATGTTCTCCACGTTTCATTTGTTTCCGTATATGCACAATAAGCGGGCAGGTTATATGTACCTTCCACTTCGTCCGTGGTTTCTTGCAATCAGAGGCGTAGCTACGGGGTAGGCAACACAGGCATTTgcctagggccccgagctgaagggggccccgagggacgactgacatcagtcaatttcgatgacaaattaaaggcgctacacttgacGCTGCAACAACAGCATGGGGCCCTTATCCGAGtgctcaccggttagttgctagtaaggggccccgacagacggcggatatcagcgacacaacttgaaacccccccaccccacccccacccccacccccggaTACATTACAATTACAATGACCCGTCgagaacctacctaatggggccccactactacccggcttgcatcgggatacagtcaagtcggcccgctgaaaaaaaaaaaaaaataccagtaaatttgtctggtgcgctgctgctactgctgctatggcactgtcactcactgctttcagcctgaTTTTTCCTCCTGCAAAGTCCACCTGAGATGACAAGAATTTTGTGCAGCgaaagaaggaaccttattgattctgaattgaactgaatggtgagttgtgttatacatattacaatgtcaaaatgatttaaatgaaagtgcttactgtgaaatattaatatttacattaaatgattaaatt
The nucleotide sequence above comes from Salarias fasciatus chromosome 6, fSalaFa1.1, whole genome shotgun sequence. Encoded proteins:
- the LOC115390502 gene encoding methylsterol monooxygenase 1, translating into MAVNSSANILSSAYLAAEYVDAVLPENPFQPSLKHAWGYMLDNYTKFQIATWGSLIVHELVYFLFCLPGFLFQFMPFMQKYKIQQDKPETWEKQWKCFKMLLFNHFCIQFPLICGTYYFTEYFNIPYDWDSMPRWPYLLAQCFGCAVVEDTWHYFLHRLLHHRRIYKYIHKVHHDFTSPFGMQAEYAHPAETLILGAGFFIGIMIFCNHVFLLWAWVSFRLLETIDVHSGYDIPLNPLHLIPFYAGTRFHDFHHMNFVGNYASTFTWWDKLLKTDSQYNKYMQKQEDKKAE